A genomic window from Daphnia carinata strain CSIRO-1 chromosome 9, CSIRO_AGI_Dcar_HiC_V3, whole genome shotgun sequence includes:
- the LOC130689069 gene encoding phosphatidylinositol 4-kinase type 2-alpha-like isoform X1, producing MSSVNNTRTELLVDVELVSVEATSTTLVENSSTEEQPLHQNSRSHSNGAVVKSYQSTAPTKTRTTSSTSDDSVLLPDVGYSTIQNSTRGVQEYQPLLNSRMDIDMTFNYFPDDPQFSDIVRAAELAIEHGIYPERIYQGSSGSYFVKDAEEKVIGVFKPKDEEPYGRLNPKWTKWLHSLCCPCLFGRSCLVPNQGYLSEAGASIVDQKLGLNVVPRTKVVKLVSETFNYSRIDREKSHVKKLVSDHFPSVGRRFHRIGLPPKVGSFQLFVEGYKDADYWLRRWESDPLPETIKKSFQFQFEKLVILDFIIRNTDRGNDNWLIKYEKPEVKTTNEEQDDWSIVKLPEVKIAAIDNGLAFPFKHPDSWRAYPFHWAWLPYAKIPFSTEIKDLILPLISDMNVVQDLCDELYAIFKEDKGFDRHMFERQMGVMRGQLLNLSQALKDGKSPVQLVQMPPVIVERSKGHVGTTAAFRNFSDTFTQRFQYKGPVFSWW from the exons ATGTCTTCAGTGAATAACACTCGGACTGAGCTTCTAGTCGACGTTGAATTGGTTTCTGTCGAAGCAACTTCGACTACACTTGTAGAAAACAGCTCGACCGAAGAGCAACCGTTACATCAGAATAGTCGCAGTCATTCTAACGGCGCAGTTGTGAAAAGCTATCAATCCACTGCTCCCACCAAAACCAGAACCACATCCTCAACATCAGATGATTCAGTTCTTTTGCCTGACGTTGGATATAGCACCATACAAA ATTCAACTAGAGGTGTTCAGGAATATCAACCATTATTGAACAGTAGAATGGACATCGATATgacatttaattattttcctG ATGATCCTCAATTTAGTGATATTGTCAGAGCTGCTGAGCTTGCAATTGAACATGGAATTTATCCTGAGCGAATATATCAAGGATCATCAGGCAGTTATTTTGTAAAAGATGCTGAAGAA AAAGTAATTGGTGTCTTCAAACCTAAAGATGAAGAACCCTATGGCCGTTTAAACCCAAAGTGGACGAAATGGCTTCACAGTTTATGCTGCCCATGTTTATTTGGGCGATCGTGTCTTGTACCGAACCAGGGTTATCTGTCGGAAGCAGGTGCCTCCATTGTCGACCAAAAGTTGGGACTCAACGTCGTTCCAAGGACCAAAGTCGTCAAGCTCGTCAGTGAAACCTTCAATTATTCTAGAATAGATCGAGAAAAGTCGCACGTAAAAAAACTAGTCTCGGATCACTTCCCAAGCGTTGGTCGACGGTTCCATCGGATCGGACTACCTCCGAAA GTAGGCTCCTTTCAGCTCTTTGTAGAGGGATATAAAGACGCGGACTACTGGCTACGGCGTTGGGAGTCCGACCCTCTTcctgaaacaataaaaaaaagctttcaattTCAGTTTGAGAAGCTAGTTATTCTGGATTTCATTATTCGCAATACTGATCGGGGCAACGACAACTGGTTAATAAAGTATGAGAAGCCTGAAGTCAAAACCACTAATGAGGAG CAGGATGACTGGTCAATAGTCAAATTACCGGAAGTGAAGATAGCCGCAATTGATAACGGTTTGGCGTTTCCCTTCAAGCATCCGGATTCATGGAGAGCCTATCCTTTTCACTGGGCATGGCTGCCATATGCAAAAATCCCGTTCTCTACTGAGATAAAGGATTTAATATTGCCCTTGATATCCGACATGAATGTTGTCCAGGACTTGTGCGATGAACTCTACGCGATTTTCAAG GAGGATAAAGGGTTCGACCGCCACATGTTTGAGCGCCAGATGGGCGTTATGCGAGGACAATTGCTCAATCTGAGCCAAGCTTTGAAAGATGGCAAGTCACCCGTTCAGTTGGTTCAGATGCCCCCAGTCATCGTGGAAAG ATCTAAGGGTCATGTTGGAACTACCGCTGCATTTCGGAACTTCAGCGATACTTTTACTCAGCGCTTTCAGTATAAAGGCCCGGTATTTTCTTGGTGGTAG
- the LOC130689069 gene encoding phosphatidylinositol 4-kinase type 2-alpha-like isoform X2 has protein sequence MSSVNNTRTELLVDVELVSVEATSTTLVENSSTEEQPLHQNSRSHSNGAVVKSYQSTAPTKTRTTSSTSDDSVLLPDVGYSTIQNSTRGVQEYQPLLNSRMDIDMTFNYFPDDPQFSDIVRAAELAIEHGIYPERIYQGSSGSYFVKDAEEKVIGVFKPKDEEPYGRLNPKWTKWLHSLCCPCLFGRSCLVPNQGYLSEAGASIVDQKLGLNVVPRTKVVKLVSETFNYSRIDREKSHVKKLVSDHFPSVGRRFHRIGLPPKVGSFQLFVEGYKDADYWLRRWESDPLPETIKKSFQFQFEKLVILDFIIRNTDRGNDNWLIKYEKPEVKTTNEEDDWSIVKLPEVKIAAIDNGLAFPFKHPDSWRAYPFHWAWLPYAKIPFSTEIKDLILPLISDMNVVQDLCDELYAIFKEDKGFDRHMFERQMGVMRGQLLNLSQALKDGKSPVQLVQMPPVIVERSKGHVGTTAAFRNFSDTFTQRFQYKGPVFSWW, from the exons ATGTCTTCAGTGAATAACACTCGGACTGAGCTTCTAGTCGACGTTGAATTGGTTTCTGTCGAAGCAACTTCGACTACACTTGTAGAAAACAGCTCGACCGAAGAGCAACCGTTACATCAGAATAGTCGCAGTCATTCTAACGGCGCAGTTGTGAAAAGCTATCAATCCACTGCTCCCACCAAAACCAGAACCACATCCTCAACATCAGATGATTCAGTTCTTTTGCCTGACGTTGGATATAGCACCATACAAA ATTCAACTAGAGGTGTTCAGGAATATCAACCATTATTGAACAGTAGAATGGACATCGATATgacatttaattattttcctG ATGATCCTCAATTTAGTGATATTGTCAGAGCTGCTGAGCTTGCAATTGAACATGGAATTTATCCTGAGCGAATATATCAAGGATCATCAGGCAGTTATTTTGTAAAAGATGCTGAAGAA AAAGTAATTGGTGTCTTCAAACCTAAAGATGAAGAACCCTATGGCCGTTTAAACCCAAAGTGGACGAAATGGCTTCACAGTTTATGCTGCCCATGTTTATTTGGGCGATCGTGTCTTGTACCGAACCAGGGTTATCTGTCGGAAGCAGGTGCCTCCATTGTCGACCAAAAGTTGGGACTCAACGTCGTTCCAAGGACCAAAGTCGTCAAGCTCGTCAGTGAAACCTTCAATTATTCTAGAATAGATCGAGAAAAGTCGCACGTAAAAAAACTAGTCTCGGATCACTTCCCAAGCGTTGGTCGACGGTTCCATCGGATCGGACTACCTCCGAAA GTAGGCTCCTTTCAGCTCTTTGTAGAGGGATATAAAGACGCGGACTACTGGCTACGGCGTTGGGAGTCCGACCCTCTTcctgaaacaataaaaaaaagctttcaattTCAGTTTGAGAAGCTAGTTATTCTGGATTTCATTATTCGCAATACTGATCGGGGCAACGACAACTGGTTAATAAAGTATGAGAAGCCTGAAGTCAAAACCACTAATGAGGAG GATGACTGGTCAATAGTCAAATTACCGGAAGTGAAGATAGCCGCAATTGATAACGGTTTGGCGTTTCCCTTCAAGCATCCGGATTCATGGAGAGCCTATCCTTTTCACTGGGCATGGCTGCCATATGCAAAAATCCCGTTCTCTACTGAGATAAAGGATTTAATATTGCCCTTGATATCCGACATGAATGTTGTCCAGGACTTGTGCGATGAACTCTACGCGATTTTCAAG GAGGATAAAGGGTTCGACCGCCACATGTTTGAGCGCCAGATGGGCGTTATGCGAGGACAATTGCTCAATCTGAGCCAAGCTTTGAAAGATGGCAAGTCACCCGTTCAGTTGGTTCAGATGCCCCCAGTCATCGTGGAAAG ATCTAAGGGTCATGTTGGAACTACCGCTGCATTTCGGAACTTCAGCGATACTTTTACTCAGCGCTTTCAGTATAAAGGCCCGGTATTTTCTTGGTGGTAG
- the LOC130689032 gene encoding advillin-like, translating to MTTNHHNVVDPAFSVVPKESPAFLIWRVEDMKLVLLPKESYGKFHSGDSYLIYSAFESGQPCGTLLQQIKGQSNKLERYIHFWLGNETTQDEAGVVAIKAVELDDVLGGSPVQQREVEGSESARFMTYFKDGIRILPGGAASGFKHVTDEFHPALYSVKGKRNPIVRQLPEVSWSLMNEGDVFVLDCKKYIFVWVGRSANNKEKMHAAKLAQTLKGEHGESYSTLVIVEDGQELGLPDAERAALEGLLAIQHKKLKPVEAENDEAFESNTVAEIKLYRCTDEDGTLKVTEVKKGPLFQADLSSNDSFIVDNGANGIFVWVGKKATPQERTEAMRNGQGFAKKKEYPPNTNVTRVLDGGEPAEFRTLFRDWKVVGQTVGFGRQASVGKIAKVVQTKFDASTLHENPKAAAKAGMVDDGSGKKEVYRIINKELSPVPHAEHGKFYAGDCYVINYAYTVGGTEKNIIYYWLGSTAGQDEKGIAAVMAVDLDNKLGGRAVQVRVIQGKEPEHFLSMFGGKMVIYSGGRASGFESQQGEKDDVLGNTYMLQVRGNAAHNTKAIQVPLKASSLNSNDVFILMSPNVVYIWCGKGCTGDEREMAKKIAADGKGDSQIMVEGKEKAEFWEMLGGKGPYMTDMRTVEEIHEHEPRLFHCSNATGNMKVEEILDFNQTDLVEEDVMVLDAWHSIFIWVGVNSNKQEVALVEKGVVQYLRSDPKGRDLDTPILKVHQGCEPPTFTGFFGAWDPSSWENRVDFEKLKENLKKDNPNMTIALSVNGSSGEKHRYPLIVLQEKNPEKLPADVDPAQKELSLHDAEFTRAFKMERTAFEALPAWKRNQLKKDVGIF from the exons ATGACCACCAACCATCACAACGTCGTTGATCCGGCCTTCAGCGTAGTGCCGAAGGAAAGTCCGGCATTCCTTATCTGGCGCGTGGAA GATATGAAGCTGGTATTGTTGCCTAAGGAATCGTATGGCAAATTCCATTCCGGTGACTCGTACCTAATATATAGCGCTTTTGAGTCTGGTCAACCGTGTGGAACTCTTCTTCAG caaatcaaagGGCAATCAAACAAGCTAGAGCGctatattcatttttggcttGGAAATGAGACTACCCAAGATGAAGCTGGCGTAGTCGCCATTAAAGCTGTCGAACTGGATGATGTGTTGGGCGGCTCTCCTGTTCAACAGCGTGAGGTCGAAGGCAGTGAGTCTGCGCGTTTCATGACTTACTTTAAGGACGGTATAAG AATTCTACCTGGGGGAGCTGCGTCCGGCTTCAAACATGTGACAGATGAATTTCACCCTGCCCTTTACTCGGTCAAAGGTAAACGTAATCCGATCGTACGTCAACTCCCGGAAGTCTCCTGGTCCCTAATGAACGAAGGTGATGTCTTCGTCTTGGATTGCAAAAAGTACATCTTTGTATGGGTTGGCCGTTCGGCCAACAACAAAGAGAAGATGCACGCTGCCAAG CTGGCACAAACACTGAAGGGCGAACATGGTGAATCTTACAGTACCTTAGTTATTGTAGAAGATGGTCAAGAACTTGGCTTGCCCGATGCAGAGAGAGCAGCATTGGAAGGCTTGCTTGCCATTCAGCACAAGAAG CTGAAACCTGTCGAGGCAGAGAACGATGAGGCTTTCGAGAGCAATACTGTTGCAGAGATCAAATTGTACCGCTGCACCGACGAGGATGGCACATTGAAAGTTACCGAAGTAAAAAAAGGACCGCTTTTCCAGGCAGACTTGTCATCTAATGATAGTTTCATTGTTGACAATGGAGCGAATG GCATTTTTGTGTGGGTCGGCAAAAAAGCCACACCGCAGGAACGGACTGAGGCAATGAGGAACGGACAGGGTTTTGCCAAGAAGAAGGAATATCCGCCCAACACTAACGTGACCCGTGTTCTCGATGGAGGCGAACCCGCTGAATTCAGGACCCTGTTCCGCGACTGGAAAGTAGTCGGCCAAACGGTTGGCTTTGGAAGACAAGCATCAG TTGGTAAAATCGCCAAAGTTGTCCAGACGAAATTTGATGCATCGACACTTCACGAGAACCCAAAAGCTGCCGCCAAAGCGGGCATGGTCGACGATGGTAGTGGTAAAAAAGAGGTCTATCGCATCATCAATAAGGAACTCTCTCCAGTTCCCCACGCCGAGCATGGCAAGTTCTACGCTGGCGATTGCTACGTCATCAATTATGCCTACACAGTCGGAGGTACTGAAAAGAACATCATCTATTATTGGCTG GGTTCCACTGCGGGTCAAGACGAAAAAGGCATTGCTGCCGTTATGGCAGTTGACTTGGATAACAAACTCGGTGGTCGAGCTGTTCAAGTCCGCGTTATCCAAGGCAAAGAGCCGGAGCATTTCTTATCCATGTTTGGTGGTAAGATGGTTATCTACTCTGGTGGACGAGCCTCCGGTTTCGAGTCCCAGCAAGGCGAGAAAGATGATGTTCTTGGAAATACTTATATGCTCCAAGTACGTGGCAATGCCGCTCATAACACGAAAGCCATTCAG GTCCCACTGAAAGCATCTTCGCTAAATTCTAATGATGTGTTCATTTTGATGTCGCCAAATGTTGTTTACATTTGGTGCGGCAAAGGATGCACGGGAGATGAAAGAGAAATGGCCAAGAAGATCGCCGCTGATGGTAAAGGTGACTCGCAGATTATGGTCGAAG GTAAGGAAAAAGCTGAATTTTGGGAAATGCTTGGAGGCAAGGGGCCTTATATGACAGATATGCGTACCGTCGAAGAGATTCATGAACATGAACCTCGTCTGTTCCACTGCTCCAATGCCACCGGAAACATGAAA GTCGAGGAAATTTTGGATTTCAATCAAACGGACTTGGTCGAAGAGGACGTCATGGTACTCGATGCTTGGCATTCGATTTTCATTTGGGTGGGTGTCAATTCCAACAAGCAAGAAGTGGCTTTAGTAGAAAAGGGGGTCGTCCAGTACTTGCGCTCTGATCCCAAGGGACGCGATTTGGATACCCCGATTCTTAAGGTTCACCAAGGATGCGAACCGCCTACTTTCACAGGATTCTTTGGTGCATGGGATCCTAGTAGCTGGGAG AACCGCGTAGATTTCGAAAAACTGaaggaaaatttgaagaaagatAATCCCAACATGACCATCGCTTTATCAGTTAATGGTTCCAGCGGAGAGAAACACCGCTATCCATTGATCGTGTTGCAAGAAAAGAATCCCGAGAAGCTCCCTGCTGACGTGGATCCTGCTCAGAAAGAGCTGTCGCTTCACGATGCTGAGTTCACTCGCGCGTTCAAGATGGAACGGACTGCTTTTGAGGCGCTACCTGCATGGAAGCGTAATCAGTTGAAGAAAGATGTGGGTATCTTTTAA